One genomic segment of Hydra vulgaris chromosome 14, alternate assembly HydraT2T_AEP includes these proteins:
- the LOC136090437 gene encoding uncharacterized protein LOC136090437, with the protein MESLNYFENLSEELKERVDFFEKNVIDVFEGGRYNDEICSVYYDLLSKNVSVNNVESVIRTVLQKMAGISCGTLPKKSLAAEFFSEMNLLSKAQVREAILNSTHNVLHTDGTKYNFREIGSFQVTTSSGSYTFGIEDMFSGEAQSYFGELKNLLTDMSQIFSPEKKNYEDDLWKLIFSFKSLMTDRTIVNSSFFNQFKHWREAILPFVVENYDRLPLNEKLKISINGMGKLMNGGHFCVKSFQKNFMVSFLHHRFNNIFLLGGATYFHKDHLKEFVFNLNGSNFLHESIRHDIDNIIFHASTRALGIFNKLISGPLFRIIEEEGHIFSLNTVWSQMFNYFVCCSSDASIMLSGSTFFDVKYLTKDELFDCLFSNCNDPLLDALTQECLEVICCSCSVMI; encoded by the coding sequence ATGGAGAgtttaaattactttgaaaatcttTCAGAAGAGCTGAAGGAAAGAgttgacttttttgaaaaaaatgtaattgatgtttttgaagGAGGTAGATATAATGATGAAATTTGTTCAGTATATTATGAccttttaagtaaaaatgtttctgttAACAATGTTGAATCTGTTATCAGAACTGTACTACAAAAAATGGCTGGAATTTCATGTGGCACACttccaaaaaaatctttggctgctgaattttttagtgaaatgaACCTTTTATCAAAAGCTCAGGTTAGAGAGGCTATATTGAATAGTACACACAATGTTCTTCATACAGATGGCACAAAGTATAATTTTAGAGAGATTGGTAGTTTTCAAGTCACAACGTCATCTGGAAGCTACACGTTTGGGATAGAAGATATGTTTTCAGGCGAGGCACAATCTTATTTTGGAGAGCTAAAAAATTTACTCACTGATATGTCTCAAATATTTTCTCCTGAAAAGAAAAACTATGAGGATGATCTTTGGAAGCTTATTTTTTCGTTCAAATCTTTGATGACAGATCGCACCATAgttaattcaagtttttttaaccaatttaaacaTTGGAGAGAAGCAATTTTGCCTTTTGTTGTTGAAAACTATGATCGACTtcctttaaatgaaaaattaaaaatttcgaTCAACGGAATGGGAAAGCTGATGAATGGAGGGCATTTTTGcgtaaaaagttttcaaaaaaattttatggtttCATTTCTGCATCATCggtttaacaatatatttttacttggTGGAGCAACGTATTTTCATAAAGATCATcttaaagaatttgtttttaatcttaatggttcaaATTTCCTTCATGAATCAATTAGGCATGATATTGACAACATAATTTTTCATGCTTCAACCAGAGCTCTgggaatttttaataaactgataTCAGGACCTCTTTTTCGTATTATTGAAGAAGAAGgtcatattttttctttgaataccGTTTGGTCgcaaatgtttaattattttgtttgttgttcTTCTGATGCATCAATAATGTTAAGTGGTTCTACATTTTTTGATGTCAAATATCTTACTAAGGATGAATTGTTTGATTGTTTGTTTTCTAACTGTAATGACCCACTTTTGGATGCCTTAACCCAAGAATGTCTTG